A genomic segment from Amygdalobacter nucleatus encodes:
- the dprA gene encoding DNA-processing protein DprA translates to MLKELDLAKYLARNGQSELLNVWSGSFLCLLASTLKIARSYLVKVLEEQADSRPELGENLIVWAKRFTVSVLTYYAEDFNKKAGTFSKLNLLFSEAKISENACHLSNSILTELAQIEIDVRELYDIKVMLCFENRFPRLLKEIANAPALLFYIGKTENMQYNCLPTVAIVGSRHMTNYGAMVIRQLMQSLSLYKLNIASGLAYGCDITAHNSCLDNGLIPIAILPNGLAKCYPSEHRPYLNKIKEKGFVFSEFLPWQMAQPSFFAARNRLISGLAQLVVIIEAAQKSGSLITASFAATQGREVLAVPGAITQAYSVGCNNLILDGCQPYLGAEQVTNILNAKFAIYPLQLKETFTLDADERNLAADKLPINEVTNLSKHAKLAALICQSLQENVSMLSQDLYACVRQTKEFTNNLEIGEFLSTLELLELTGKVKKQRMQYYLASG, encoded by the coding sequence ATGCTTAAGGAGTTAGATTTGGCGAAGTATCTAGCGAGAAATGGTCAATCTGAATTGTTAAATGTTTGGTCTGGCTCCTTTCTTTGTTTATTGGCTAGCACTTTGAAGATAGCAAGAAGCTATTTAGTCAAAGTCTTAGAAGAACAAGCAGATAGTCGCCCAGAGCTAGGTGAAAATTTAATAGTGTGGGCTAAGCGTTTTACAGTTTCAGTCTTAACTTATTATGCAGAAGATTTTAATAAGAAAGCTGGGACTTTTAGTAAGCTGAATTTGCTCTTTTCAGAGGCTAAAATTAGTGAAAATGCTTGTCATTTATCTAATAGTATATTAACTGAATTAGCGCAAATTGAGATTGATGTTAGAGAACTTTATGATATTAAGGTGATGCTTTGTTTTGAAAACAGATTCCCACGCCTCTTAAAAGAAATTGCCAATGCGCCAGCTTTGCTGTTTTATATTGGTAAAACTGAAAATATGCAATATAACTGTCTGCCAACTGTAGCTATTGTTGGCTCACGGCATATGACTAATTACGGAGCTATGGTTATTCGCCAACTTATGCAAAGTTTAAGTTTGTATAAGCTAAATATAGCTAGCGGTTTAGCCTATGGCTGCGATATTACAGCCCATAACAGTTGCTTAGATAACGGCTTAATTCCAATTGCTATCTTACCCAATGGACTTGCTAAATGTTATCCAAGTGAGCATCGGCCTTATTTGAATAAAATTAAGGAAAAAGGTTTTGTGTTTAGCGAGTTTTTGCCGTGGCAGATGGCACAGCCGAGTTTTTTTGCAGCGAGAAATAGATTGATAAGTGGTTTGGCACAGCTTGTAGTTATTATCGAGGCAGCCCAAAAGAGCGGCAGCCTAATTACAGCGTCTTTTGCAGCTACACAAGGTAGGGAAGTTTTAGCTGTGCCTGGTGCAATTACGCAAGCATATAGCGTTGGTTGTAATAACTTAATTTTAGATGGCTGTCAGCCATATTTAGGAGCAGAGCAAGTAACTAATATTCTAAATGCCAAATTTGCTATTTATCCTTTGCAATTAAAGGAAACTTTCACCTTGGATGCAGATGAAAGGAATTTGGCAGCTGACAAGCTACCAATTAATGAGGTGACAAATTTATCTAAGCATGCTAAATTAGCGGCATTGATTTGCCAAAGCTTACAAGAAAATGTTAGTATGCTAAGTCAGGATTTGTATGCTTGCGTAAGGCAAACAAAAGAATTTACGAATAATTTAGAAATTGGCGAATTTCTGAGCACTTTAGAACTTTTAGAATTAACCGGTAAAGTTAAAAAGCAGAGAATGCAATATTATTTAGCTTCAGGTTAG